A genome region from Nocardioides cynanchi includes the following:
- a CDS encoding class I SAM-dependent methyltransferase yields the protein MERVTSKEGLLEPDTKDWTWVLGRRCEECGLDVSTVERHDLPHAFRANAQVWLALLADPSAAERTLPHRWSTLEYACHVHDVHQIFHDRVSSMLVEDTPHFANWDQDETALEKRYASQMPSIIGPTLVAAAYAVGDLYASVPPLSWHRRGLRSDGSEFTVESLGRYHLHDVVHHLHDVRAAARAATVRAYDAFAADYRAGTPDLPVPVATAVSRFAAVLPPGARVLEIGSGPGRDARALEEAGLSVRRTDVTPAFVDLLRRSGHDADVVDPLTDDLSDPAVPGTPYDAVWAGACLLHVDRDDLTTVLGRLAGATRAGGLLYASLKEGDGESWSVHGSIAAPRFFTYWQEGPLREAVSAAGWSVEHIGHGDGLRGERWLEVLATRQ from the coding sequence ATGGAGCGCGTGACCAGCAAGGAGGGCCTCTTGGAGCCCGACACCAAGGACTGGACGTGGGTGCTCGGGCGCCGCTGCGAAGAGTGCGGGCTCGACGTCTCCACCGTCGAACGACACGACCTGCCGCACGCCTTCCGGGCCAATGCGCAGGTGTGGCTGGCCCTGCTGGCCGACCCGAGCGCGGCGGAGCGCACGCTGCCGCACCGCTGGTCCACCCTGGAGTACGCCTGCCACGTGCACGACGTCCACCAGATCTTCCACGACCGGGTCTCCTCGATGCTGGTCGAGGACACCCCGCACTTCGCCAACTGGGACCAGGACGAGACCGCGCTCGAGAAGCGCTACGCCAGCCAGATGCCTTCCATCATCGGCCCCACGCTGGTGGCCGCGGCCTACGCGGTCGGCGACCTCTACGCGTCCGTGCCCCCGCTCTCGTGGCACCGGCGGGGCCTGCGCAGCGACGGCAGCGAGTTCACCGTGGAGTCGCTGGGGCGCTACCACCTGCACGACGTGGTCCACCACCTGCACGACGTGCGCGCCGCGGCGCGGGCGGCCACGGTGCGTGCCTACGACGCCTTCGCCGCCGACTACCGCGCGGGCACTCCGGACCTGCCGGTGCCCGTGGCCACGGCCGTCAGCCGCTTCGCCGCGGTGCTGCCTCCCGGGGCGAGGGTGCTCGAGATCGGCAGCGGTCCCGGACGTGACGCCAGGGCGCTGGAGGAAGCAGGTCTCTCGGTGCGCCGTACCGACGTGACCCCGGCCTTCGTGGACCTGCTCCGCCGGTCCGGTCACGACGCCGACGTCGTCGACCCGCTCACCGACGACCTGTCCGACCCGGCCGTCCCCGGCACGCCGTACGACGCGGTGTGGGCAGGCGCCTGTCTGCTGCACGTCGACCGCGACGACCTGACCACCGTGCTGGGTCGGCTCGCCGGAGCCACCCGCGCCGGCGGGCTGCTCTACGCGTCGCTGAAGGAGGGAGACGGGGAGAGCTGGTCGGTGCACGGCAGCATCGCGGCACCGCGGTTCTTCACCTACTGGCAGGAGGGTCCGCTGCGCGAGGCGGTCTCCGCGGCCGGGTGGTCGGTCGAGCACATCGGCCACGGCGACGGGCTGCGCGGGGAGCGCTGGCTCGAGGTGTTGGCGACACGCCAGTGA
- a CDS encoding DUF3046 domain-containing protein, with protein sequence MRHTEFWSRMDAALGPAYARAWAEQFVIGDLGGRTATEALAAGEPPKQVWAAVWRALGLPASER encoded by the coding sequence GTGAGGCACACCGAGTTCTGGTCCCGGATGGACGCCGCGCTGGGGCCGGCGTACGCGCGGGCCTGGGCCGAGCAGTTCGTGATCGGTGACCTCGGCGGGCGCACCGCCACCGAGGCGCTGGCAGCCGGGGAGCCTCCCAAGCAGGTCTGGGCCGCGGTCTGGCGGGCGCTCGGGCTGCCCGCGTCCGAGCGTTGA
- a CDS encoding LysE family translocator, translated as MLVAFVSFTLASVLIVLLPGPDSLVVVRGLVRGGRAGGARTAAGVLCGLVVWIVATALGLSALLRASQVGYDVLKIAGACYLLWIGARSLLSVRRTQAEVAVEGDGPMAPAPMLGGSGFGAGFLTDILNPKVGVFFVSFLPGFVPGGYSVGWTTLALGAWFAVLTALYFVGLIALSATVSAWMVAPRIRRRLDTLTGLVLVGFGLRLATEG; from the coding sequence GTGCTCGTCGCCTTCGTCTCCTTCACCCTGGCGTCGGTCCTGATCGTCCTGCTCCCCGGGCCCGACAGCCTGGTCGTGGTGCGCGGTCTCGTGCGCGGGGGCCGCGCGGGCGGCGCCCGGACCGCAGCCGGAGTGCTCTGCGGGCTGGTGGTCTGGATCGTCGCCACCGCCCTGGGCCTCTCGGCCCTCCTGCGCGCCAGCCAGGTCGGCTACGACGTGCTGAAGATCGCCGGAGCCTGCTACCTGCTCTGGATCGGCGCGCGCTCCCTGCTGTCGGTACGCCGTACCCAGGCCGAGGTCGCGGTCGAGGGCGACGGTCCGATGGCGCCGGCCCCGATGCTCGGCGGCTCGGGCTTCGGGGCGGGCTTCCTGACCGACATCCTCAACCCGAAGGTCGGCGTCTTCTTCGTCAGCTTCCTGCCGGGCTTCGTGCCGGGCGGCTACTCGGTCGGCTGGACGACGCTCGCCCTCGGCGCGTGGTTCGCGGTGCTGACCGCGCTCTACTTCGTCGGCCTGATCGCCCTGTCGGCGACGGTCTCCGCGTGGATGGTCGCTCCGCGGATCCGGCGCCGGCTCGACACCCTGACCGGGCTCGTGCTGGTCGGCTTCGGTCTCCGGCTGGCCACCGAGGGCTGA
- a CDS encoding GNAT family N-acetyltransferase, giving the protein MPTLVIRPVDPLDDADMDAFQEVYAAAERAEDPDTPLYSREDAVAMLSSRDGGYRWDGFGAFLGDTMVGESLVTGDSRADVRTARLWIWVDPHHARRGVGTQLVAHGEQQLRSWGRAVCQAQTRIGADRSGPNRRFAERLGYTLVNTEVERRLALPADPTLLERLAADAAPHHTAYDVRVVVGPVPPDLAPSYVALKNRLSLEAPSGELDVEAGQDTVAELAAQDRDLRASGRTRVGAYALDGSGEVVGYAVAAASADGADHVDQWGTLVHPAHRGHRLGMAVKCAQLRAIGERFPTKRLITTTNAETNRQMVAINEALGFEVREIVGDFQKQLTDPETPGHGADPR; this is encoded by the coding sequence GTGCCCACTCTCGTGATCCGTCCGGTCGATCCGCTCGACGACGCCGACATGGACGCCTTCCAGGAGGTGTACGCCGCTGCTGAGCGAGCCGAGGATCCCGACACCCCGCTGTACTCCCGCGAGGACGCCGTGGCGATGCTCAGCTCTCGTGACGGCGGCTACCGCTGGGACGGCTTCGGGGCCTTCCTCGGGGACACCATGGTCGGTGAGTCCCTGGTCACCGGAGACAGCCGGGCCGACGTCCGCACCGCCCGGCTGTGGATCTGGGTCGATCCGCACCACGCCCGCCGCGGGGTCGGCACCCAGCTGGTCGCCCACGGCGAGCAGCAGCTCCGCTCCTGGGGCCGCGCCGTCTGCCAGGCCCAGACCCGGATCGGGGCGGACCGGTCGGGGCCGAACCGTCGCTTCGCCGAGCGTCTCGGCTACACCCTGGTGAACACCGAGGTCGAGCGTCGACTCGCCCTGCCTGCCGACCCGACCCTGCTCGAGCGGCTGGCGGCCGACGCGGCGCCCCACCACACGGCGTACGACGTCCGGGTCGTCGTGGGACCGGTGCCGCCGGACCTGGCCCCGTCGTACGTCGCTCTCAAGAACCGACTCTCCCTCGAGGCGCCCAGCGGAGAGCTCGACGTCGAGGCCGGCCAGGACACCGTCGCCGAGCTGGCCGCCCAGGACCGCGACCTGAGGGCGTCCGGGCGCACCCGGGTGGGCGCCTACGCCCTCGATGGCTCCGGTGAGGTCGTCGGCTACGCCGTCGCAGCGGCCAGCGCCGACGGGGCCGACCACGTGGACCAGTGGGGCACGCTGGTCCACCCCGCGCACCGAGGACACCGCCTCGGCATGGCCGTGAAGTGCGCTCAGCTGCGCGCGATCGGCGAGCGCTTCCCGACCAAGCGCCTGATCACCACCACGAACGCCGAGACGAACAGGCAGATGGTGGCGATCAACGAGGCTCTGGGCTTCGAGGTCCGGGAGATCGTGGGCGACTTCCAGAAGCAGCTGACGGATCCCGAGACGCCCGGCCACGGCGCCGATCCTCGCTAG
- the recA gene encoding recombinase RecA: MAGGDREKALDVALAQIEKQFGKGSVMRLGDETRAPLEVIPTGSIALDVALGLGGLPRGRVVEIYGPESSGKTTVALHSVANAQRAGGIVAFIDAEHALDPDYAKNLGVDTDALLVSQPDSGEQALEIADMLIRSGALDLIVIDSVAALVPRAEIEGEMGDSHVGLQARLMSQALRKMTGALNNSNTTMIFINQLREKIGVMFGSPETTTGGRALKFYSSVRLDVRRIETLKDGTDMVGNRTRVKVVKNKVAPPFKQAEFDIMYGKGISREGGLIDVGVEAGIVRKAGAWYTYEGDQLGQGKENSRTFLKDNPDLANEIEKRILEKLGVGPQVDAPAAAEVLSDEPIGVDDF, translated from the coding sequence ATGGCTGGTGGAGACCGCGAGAAGGCGCTGGACGTCGCGCTCGCCCAGATCGAGAAGCAGTTCGGCAAGGGCTCGGTGATGCGCCTCGGCGACGAGACCCGGGCACCCCTGGAGGTGATCCCGACCGGCTCGATCGCCCTCGACGTGGCGCTGGGCCTCGGCGGCCTGCCGCGCGGCAGGGTCGTGGAGATCTACGGCCCGGAGTCGTCGGGCAAGACGACCGTCGCCCTGCACTCGGTGGCCAACGCCCAGCGGGCCGGCGGCATCGTGGCCTTCATCGACGCCGAGCACGCCCTCGACCCCGACTACGCGAAGAACCTCGGTGTCGACACCGACGCGCTGCTGGTCAGCCAGCCCGACTCCGGTGAGCAGGCGCTCGAGATCGCCGACATGCTGATCCGCTCGGGCGCGCTCGACCTGATCGTGATCGACTCCGTGGCCGCGCTCGTGCCACGCGCCGAGATCGAGGGCGAGATGGGCGACAGCCACGTCGGCCTCCAGGCCCGGCTGATGAGCCAGGCCCTGCGCAAGATGACCGGTGCGCTCAACAACTCCAACACCACGATGATCTTCATCAACCAGCTCCGGGAGAAGATCGGGGTGATGTTCGGCTCGCCCGAGACCACCACCGGTGGTCGCGCGCTGAAGTTCTACTCCTCGGTCCGCCTCGACGTGCGTCGCATCGAGACGCTTAAGGACGGCACCGACATGGTCGGCAACCGCACCCGCGTCAAGGTCGTCAAGAACAAGGTGGCTCCGCCGTTCAAGCAGGCCGAGTTCGACATCATGTACGGCAAGGGGATCAGCCGCGAGGGCGGCCTGATCGACGTGGGCGTCGAGGCGGGCATCGTCCGCAAGGCCGGCGCCTGGTACACCTACGAGGGCGACCAGCTCGGCCAGGGCAAGGAGAACTCCCGCACCTTCCTCAAGGACAACCCCGACCTCGCCAACGAGATCGAGAAGCGGATCCTGGAGAAGCTCGGGGTCGGCCCGCAGGTCGACGCCCCGGCCGCCGCCGAGGTGCTCTCCGACGAGCCCATCGGTGTCGACGACTTCTGA
- a CDS encoding regulatory protein RecX translates to MAAWTGGAPSEPPVDPPPDRVALGPDADPESVARKILLDALTGQARSRQELRDKLAKRDVPDELAERLLDRFGEVGLVDDEAFARAWVESRQRSRGLARRALAQELRRKGIDDETARTALDELDPDLETRAAHELVRKKARSMRNLDTAVATRRLVGMLARKGYPPGLAYRIVRDELGSVTDDDPT, encoded by the coding sequence GTGGCCGCCTGGACGGGCGGTGCCCCGTCGGAGCCCCCGGTCGACCCGCCGCCCGACCGGGTCGCGCTGGGTCCCGACGCCGACCCGGAGTCCGTGGCCCGCAAGATCCTGCTCGACGCCCTGACCGGTCAGGCCCGCAGCCGCCAGGAGCTGCGCGACAAGCTCGCCAAGCGTGACGTGCCCGACGAGCTGGCCGAGCGGCTGCTCGACCGGTTCGGCGAGGTGGGGCTGGTCGACGACGAGGCGTTCGCGCGGGCCTGGGTGGAGAGCCGGCAGCGCAGCCGTGGGCTTGCCCGGCGTGCCCTCGCCCAGGAGCTGCGCCGCAAGGGGATCGACGACGAGACCGCCCGCACCGCCCTCGACGAGCTCGATCCCGACCTGGAGACCCGGGCCGCGCACGAGCTGGTCCGCAAGAAGGCACGCTCGATGCGCAATCTGGACACCGCGGTCGCGACCCGGCGCCTGGTCGGGATGCTGGCCCGCAAGGGCTACCCACCCGGGCTCGCCTATCGCATCGTGCGCGACGAGCTGGGCTCGGTCACGGACGACGATCCGACATGA